A region from the Engraulis encrasicolus isolate BLACKSEA-1 chromosome 18, IST_EnEncr_1.0, whole genome shotgun sequence genome encodes:
- the LOC134469155 gene encoding neurofilament heavy polypeptide-like isoform X10, whose amino-acid sequence MRGPVLAVLVILLNALVCDVSTSPVKGVSPGKGKDQQMVSTSPAKEVSPGKGKEQQVSTSSVKKVSPGKGKDQQMDQLSEDDVSKSHTPSAKKTQKPSVSSSPVKKVSPGKGKDQQMDQLSEDDLIHSKSKTPSTKKTSKPKVSSSPVKKVSPGKGKDQQEVSSSPVKKGSPGKGKDQQMDQLSEDDLIDSKTNTPSAKKTPKPKVSSSPVKKVSPGKGKDQQMDQLSEDDLIDSKSNTPSAKKTPKPTVSSSPVKKASPGKGKDQQMDQLSEDDVSKSHTPSAKKTQKPSVSSSPVKKVSPGKGKDQQEVSISPVKKGSPGKGKDQLMGMVTGYWSNYYSRMLCYQLSEDDLIDSKTNTPSAKKTPKPKVSSSPVKKVSPVKGKDQQIDQLSEDDLIDSKSNTPSAKKTPKPTVSSSPVKKVSPGKGKDQQMDQLSEDDLIASKSQTPSAKKTLKPTVSSSPVKKVSPGKGKDQQIDQLSEDMIDSKSNTPSAKKAPKPAVSSSPIKKVSPGKGKDQKEVSSPVKKVSPGKGKDQQMDQLSEDDVVDSKANTPSAKKTQKPTVSSSLVKKVSPGKGKDQQMDQLSEDDLIDSKSHSPSAKKTPKSSVSSSPVKKVSPGEGKDQQEVSKSPVKKVSPGKGKDQQMGSTSPVKKVSPGKGKGQQMGSPALGSTN is encoded by the exons ATGAGGGGTCCAGTCTTGGCTGTGCTTGTCATCCTGCTTAATGCACTAGTATGTGATG TTTCCACCTCTCCAGTTAAAGGGGTTTCTCCAGGCAAAGGGAAGGATCAACAAATGG TTTCCACTTCCCCGGCTAAGGAGGTTTCTCCAGGCAAAGGGAAGGAACAACAAG TGTCCACTTCTTCGGTTAAGAAGGTTTCTCCAGGCAAAGGGAAGGATCAACAAATGG ATCAACTGAGTGAAGATGATGTTTCCAAATCACACACTCCCTCGGCCAAGAAAACCCAAAAGCCTTCAG TGTCCAGTTCTCCGGTTAAGAAGGTTTCTCCAGGCAAAGGGAAGGATCAACAAATGG ATCAACTGAGTGAAGATGATTTGATTCATTCTAAATCAAAGACTCCCTCGACCAAGAAAACGTCAAAGCCTAAAG TGTCCTCTTCTCCAGTTAAGAAGGTTTCTCCAGGCAAAGGGAAGGATCAACAAGAAG TGTCCAGTTCTCCGGTTAAGAAGGGTTCTCCAGGCAAAGGAAAGGATCAACAAATGG ATCAACTGAGTGAAGATGATCTGATTGATTCCAAAACAAACACTCCCTCGGCCAAGAAGACTCCAAAGCCTAAAG TGTCCAGTTCTCCGGTTAAGAAGGTTTCTCCAGGCAAAGGGAAGGATCAACAAATGG ATCAACTGAGTGAAGATGATTTGATTGATTCTAAATCAAACACTCCCTCGGCCAAGAAAACGCCAAagcctacag TGTCCAGTTCTCCGGTTAAGAAGGCTTCTCCAGGCAAAGGGAAGGATCAACAAATGG ATCAACTGAGTGAAGATGATGTTTCCAAATCACACACTCCCTCGGCCAAGAAAACCCAAAAGCCTTCAG TGTCCAGTTCTCCGGTTAAGAAG GTTTCTCCAGGCAAAGGGAAGGATCAACAAGAAG TGTCCATTTCTCCGGTTAAGAAGGGTTCTCCAGGCAAAGGAAAGGATCAACTAATGGGTATGGTGACTGGCTATTGGTCAAATTATTACTCAAGGATGCTTTGTT ATCAACTGAGTGAAGATGATCTGATTGATTCCAAAACAAACACTCCCTCGGCCAAGAAGACTCCAAAGCCTAAAG TGTCCAGTTCTCCGGTTAAGAAGGTTTCTCCAGTCAAAGGGAAGGATCAACAAATCG ATCAACTGAGTGAAGATGATTTGATTGATTCCAAATCAAACACTCCCTCGGCCAAGAAAACGCCAAagcctacag TGTCCAGTTCTCCGGTTAAGAAGGTTTCTCCAGGCAAAGGGAAGGATCAACAAATGG ATCAACTGAGTGAAGATGATTTGATTGCTTCCAAATCGCAAACTCCCTCGGCCAAGAAAACGCTAAAGCCTACAG TGTCCAGTTCTCCGGTTAAGAAGGTTTCTCCAGGCAAAGGGAAGGATCAACAAATTG ATCAACTGAGTGAAGATATGATTGATTCCAAATCAAACACTCCCTCGGCCAAGAAAGCACCAAAGCCTGCAG TGTCCAGTTCCCCAATTAAGAAGGTTTCTCCAGGCAAAGGGAAGGATCAAAAAGAAG TGTCTTCTCCGGTTAAGAAGGTTTCTCCAGGCAAAGGGAAGGATCAACAAATGG ATCAACTGAGTGAAGATGATGTGGTTGATTCCAAAGCAAACACTCCCTCGGCGAAGAAAACACAGAAGCCTACAG TGTCCAGTTCTCTGGTTAAGAAGGTTTCTCCAGGCAAAGGGAAGGATCAACAAATGG ATCAACTGAGTGAAGATGATTTGATTGATTCCAAATCGCACAGTCCCTCGGCTAAGAAAACGCCAAAGTCTTCAG TGTCCTCTTCCCCAGTTAAGAAGGTTTCTCCAGGCGAAGGGAAGGATCAACAAGAAG TTTCCAAGTCTCCGGTTAAGAAGGTTTCTCCAGGCAAAGGGAAGGACCAGCAAATGG GCTCCACTTCTCCGGTTAAGAAGGTTTCTCCAGGCAAAGGGAAAGGCCAGCAAATGG GCTCTCCTGCTCTCGGCTCCACTAACTAG
- the LOC134469155 gene encoding neurofilament heavy polypeptide-like isoform X19 → MRGPVLAVLVILLNALVCDVSTSPVKGVSPGKGKDQQMVSTSPAKEVSPGKGKEQQVSTSSVKKVSPGKGKDQQMDQLSEDDLIDSKSQIPSAKKTPKPTVSSSPVKVSPGKGKHQQMDQLSEDDVSKSHTPSAKKTQKPSVSSSPVKKVSPGKGKDQQMDQLSEDDLIHSKSKTPSTKKTSKPKVSSSPVKKVSPGKGKDQQEVSSSPVKKGSPGKGKDQQMDQLSEDDLIDSKTNTPSAKKTPKPKVSSSPVKKVSPGKGKDQQMDQLSEDDLIDSKSNTPSAKKTPKPTVSSSPVKKASPGKGKDQQMDQLSEDDVSKSHTPSAKKTQKPSVSSSPVKKVSPGKGKDQQEVSSSPVKKVSPVKGKDQQIDQLSEDDLIDSKSNTPSAKKTPKPTVSSSPVKKVSPGKGKDQQMDQLSEDDLIASKSQTPSAKKTLKPTVSSSPVKKVSPGKGKDQQIDQLSEDMIDSKSNTPSAKKAPKPAVSSSPIKKVSPGKGKDQKEVSSPVKKVSPGKGKDQQMDQLSEDDVVDSKANTPSAKKTQKPTVSSSLVKKVSPGKGKDQQMDQLSEDDLIDSKSHSPSAKKTPKSSVSSSPVKKVSPGEGKDQQEVSKSPVKKVSPGKGKDQQMGSTSPVKKVSPGKGKGQQMGSPALGSTN, encoded by the exons ATGAGGGGTCCAGTCTTGGCTGTGCTTGTCATCCTGCTTAATGCACTAGTATGTGATG TTTCCACCTCTCCAGTTAAAGGGGTTTCTCCAGGCAAAGGGAAGGATCAACAAATGG TTTCCACTTCCCCGGCTAAGGAGGTTTCTCCAGGCAAAGGGAAGGAACAACAAG TGTCCACTTCTTCGGTTAAGAAGGTTTCTCCAGGCAAAGGGAAGGATCAACAAATGG ATCAACTGAGTGAAGATGATTTGATTGATTCCAAATCGCAAATTCCCTCGGCCAAGAAAACCCCAAagcctacag TGTCTAGTTCTCCGGTTAAGGTTTCTCCAGGCAAAGGGAAGCATCAACAAATGG ATCAACTGAGTGAAGATGATGTTTCCAAATCACACACTCCCTCGGCCAAGAAAACCCAAAAGCCTTCAG TGTCCAGTTCTCCGGTTAAGAAGGTTTCTCCAGGCAAAGGGAAGGATCAACAAATGG ATCAACTGAGTGAAGATGATTTGATTCATTCTAAATCAAAGACTCCCTCGACCAAGAAAACGTCAAAGCCTAAAG TGTCCTCTTCTCCAGTTAAGAAGGTTTCTCCAGGCAAAGGGAAGGATCAACAAGAAG TGTCCAGTTCTCCGGTTAAGAAGGGTTCTCCAGGCAAAGGAAAGGATCAACAAATGG ATCAACTGAGTGAAGATGATCTGATTGATTCCAAAACAAACACTCCCTCGGCCAAGAAGACTCCAAAGCCTAAAG TGTCCAGTTCTCCGGTTAAGAAGGTTTCTCCAGGCAAAGGGAAGGATCAACAAATGG ATCAACTGAGTGAAGATGATTTGATTGATTCTAAATCAAACACTCCCTCGGCCAAGAAAACGCCAAagcctacag TGTCCAGTTCTCCGGTTAAGAAGGCTTCTCCAGGCAAAGGGAAGGATCAACAAATGG ATCAACTGAGTGAAGATGATGTTTCCAAATCACACACTCCCTCGGCCAAGAAAACCCAAAAGCCTTCAG TGTCCAGTTCTCCGGTTAAGAAG GTTTCTCCAGGCAAAGGGAAGGATCAACAAGAAG TGTCCAGTTCTCCGGTTAAGAAGGTTTCTCCAGTCAAAGGGAAGGATCAACAAATCG ATCAACTGAGTGAAGATGATTTGATTGATTCCAAATCAAACACTCCCTCGGCCAAGAAAACGCCAAagcctacag TGTCCAGTTCTCCGGTTAAGAAGGTTTCTCCAGGCAAAGGGAAGGATCAACAAATGG ATCAACTGAGTGAAGATGATTTGATTGCTTCCAAATCGCAAACTCCCTCGGCCAAGAAAACGCTAAAGCCTACAG TGTCCAGTTCTCCGGTTAAGAAGGTTTCTCCAGGCAAAGGGAAGGATCAACAAATTG ATCAACTGAGTGAAGATATGATTGATTCCAAATCAAACACTCCCTCGGCCAAGAAAGCACCAAAGCCTGCAG TGTCCAGTTCCCCAATTAAGAAGGTTTCTCCAGGCAAAGGGAAGGATCAAAAAGAAG TGTCTTCTCCGGTTAAGAAGGTTTCTCCAGGCAAAGGGAAGGATCAACAAATGG ATCAACTGAGTGAAGATGATGTGGTTGATTCCAAAGCAAACACTCCCTCGGCGAAGAAAACACAGAAGCCTACAG TGTCCAGTTCTCTGGTTAAGAAGGTTTCTCCAGGCAAAGGGAAGGATCAACAAATGG ATCAACTGAGTGAAGATGATTTGATTGATTCCAAATCGCACAGTCCCTCGGCTAAGAAAACGCCAAAGTCTTCAG TGTCCTCTTCCCCAGTTAAGAAGGTTTCTCCAGGCGAAGGGAAGGATCAACAAGAAG TTTCCAAGTCTCCGGTTAAGAAGGTTTCTCCAGGCAAAGGGAAGGACCAGCAAATGG GCTCCACTTCTCCGGTTAAGAAGGTTTCTCCAGGCAAAGGGAAAGGCCAGCAAATGG GCTCTCCTGCTCTCGGCTCCACTAACTAG
- the LOC134469155 gene encoding neurofilament heavy polypeptide-like isoform X24, with amino-acid sequence MRGPVLAVLVILLNALVCDVSTSPVKGVSPGKGKDQQMVSTSPAKEVSPGKGKEQQVSTSSVKKVSPGKGKDQQMDQLSEDDLIDSKSQIPSAKKTPKPTVSSSPVKVSPGKGKHQQMDQLSEDDVSKSHTPSAKKTQKPSVSSSPVKKVSPGKGKDQQEVSSSPVKKVSPGKGKDQQMDQLSEDDLIDSKSNTPSAKKTPKPTVSSSPVKKASPGKGKDQQMDQLSEDDVSKSHTPSAKKTQKPSVSSSPVKKVSPGKGKDQQEVSISPVKKGSPGKGKDQLMGMVTGYWSNYYSRMLCYQLSEDDLIDSKTNTPSAKKTPKPKVSSSPVKKVSPVKGKDQQIDQLSEDDLIDSKSNTPSAKKTPKPTVSSSPVKKVSPGKGKDQQMDQLSEDDLIASKSQTPSAKKTLKPTVSSSPVKKVSPGKGKDQQIDQLSEDMIDSKSNTPSAKKAPKPAVSSSPIKKVSPGKGKDQKEVSSPVKKVSPGKGKDQQMDQLSEDDVVDSKANTPSAKKTQKPTVSSSLVKKVSPGKGKDQQMDQLSEDDLIDSKSHSPSAKKTPKSSVSSSPVKKVSPGEGKDQQEVSKSPVKKVSPGKGKDQQMGSTSPVKKVSPGKGKGQQMGSPALGSTN; translated from the exons ATGAGGGGTCCAGTCTTGGCTGTGCTTGTCATCCTGCTTAATGCACTAGTATGTGATG TTTCCACCTCTCCAGTTAAAGGGGTTTCTCCAGGCAAAGGGAAGGATCAACAAATGG TTTCCACTTCCCCGGCTAAGGAGGTTTCTCCAGGCAAAGGGAAGGAACAACAAG TGTCCACTTCTTCGGTTAAGAAGGTTTCTCCAGGCAAAGGGAAGGATCAACAAATGG ATCAACTGAGTGAAGATGATTTGATTGATTCCAAATCGCAAATTCCCTCGGCCAAGAAAACCCCAAagcctacag TGTCTAGTTCTCCGGTTAAGGTTTCTCCAGGCAAAGGGAAGCATCAACAAATGG ATCAACTGAGTGAAGATGATGTTTCCAAATCACACACTCCCTCGGCCAAGAAAACCCAAAAGCCTTCAG TGTCCTCTTCTCCAGTTAAGAAGGTTTCTCCAGGCAAAGGGAAGGATCAACAAGAAG TGTCCAGTTCTCCGGTTAAGAAGGTTTCTCCAGGCAAAGGGAAGGATCAACAAATGG ATCAACTGAGTGAAGATGATTTGATTGATTCTAAATCAAACACTCCCTCGGCCAAGAAAACGCCAAagcctacag TGTCCAGTTCTCCGGTTAAGAAGGCTTCTCCAGGCAAAGGGAAGGATCAACAAATGG ATCAACTGAGTGAAGATGATGTTTCCAAATCACACACTCCCTCGGCCAAGAAAACCCAAAAGCCTTCAG TGTCCAGTTCTCCGGTTAAGAAG GTTTCTCCAGGCAAAGGGAAGGATCAACAAGAAG TGTCCATTTCTCCGGTTAAGAAGGGTTCTCCAGGCAAAGGAAAGGATCAACTAATGGGTATGGTGACTGGCTATTGGTCAAATTATTACTCAAGGATGCTTTGTT ATCAACTGAGTGAAGATGATCTGATTGATTCCAAAACAAACACTCCCTCGGCCAAGAAGACTCCAAAGCCTAAAG TGTCCAGTTCTCCGGTTAAGAAGGTTTCTCCAGTCAAAGGGAAGGATCAACAAATCG ATCAACTGAGTGAAGATGATTTGATTGATTCCAAATCAAACACTCCCTCGGCCAAGAAAACGCCAAagcctacag TGTCCAGTTCTCCGGTTAAGAAGGTTTCTCCAGGCAAAGGGAAGGATCAACAAATGG ATCAACTGAGTGAAGATGATTTGATTGCTTCCAAATCGCAAACTCCCTCGGCCAAGAAAACGCTAAAGCCTACAG TGTCCAGTTCTCCGGTTAAGAAGGTTTCTCCAGGCAAAGGGAAGGATCAACAAATTG ATCAACTGAGTGAAGATATGATTGATTCCAAATCAAACACTCCCTCGGCCAAGAAAGCACCAAAGCCTGCAG TGTCCAGTTCCCCAATTAAGAAGGTTTCTCCAGGCAAAGGGAAGGATCAAAAAGAAG TGTCTTCTCCGGTTAAGAAGGTTTCTCCAGGCAAAGGGAAGGATCAACAAATGG ATCAACTGAGTGAAGATGATGTGGTTGATTCCAAAGCAAACACTCCCTCGGCGAAGAAAACACAGAAGCCTACAG TGTCCAGTTCTCTGGTTAAGAAGGTTTCTCCAGGCAAAGGGAAGGATCAACAAATGG ATCAACTGAGTGAAGATGATTTGATTGATTCCAAATCGCACAGTCCCTCGGCTAAGAAAACGCCAAAGTCTTCAG TGTCCTCTTCCCCAGTTAAGAAGGTTTCTCCAGGCGAAGGGAAGGATCAACAAGAAG TTTCCAAGTCTCCGGTTAAGAAGGTTTCTCCAGGCAAAGGGAAGGACCAGCAAATGG GCTCCACTTCTCCGGTTAAGAAGGTTTCTCCAGGCAAAGGGAAAGGCCAGCAAATGG GCTCTCCTGCTCTCGGCTCCACTAACTAG
- the LOC134469155 gene encoding neurofilament heavy polypeptide-like isoform X6 — translation MRGPVLAVLVILLNALVCDVSTSPVKGVSPGKGKDQQMVSTSPAKEVSPGKGKEQQVSTSSVKKVSPGKGKDQQMDQLSEDDLIDSKSQIPSAKKTPKPTVSSSPVKVSPGKGKHQQMDQLSEDDVSKSHTPSAKKTQKPSVSSSPVKKVSPGKGKDQQMDQLSEDDLIHSKSKTPSTKKTSKPKVSSSPVKKVSPGKGKDQQEVSSSPVKKGSPGKGKDQQMDQLSEDDLIDSKTNTPSAKKTPKPKVSSSPVKKVSPGKGKDQQMDQLSEDDLIDSKSNTPSAKKTPKPTVSSSPVKKASPGKGKDQQMDQLSEDDVSKSHTPSAKKTQKPSVSSSPVKKVSPGKGKDQQEVSISPVKKGSPGKGKDQLMGMVTGYWSNYYSRMLCYQLSEDDLIDSKTNTPSAKKTPKPKVSSSPVKKVSPVKGKDQQIDQLSEDDLIDSKSNTPSAKKTPKPTVSSSPVKKVSPGKGKDQQMDQLSEDDLIASKSQTPSAKKTLKPTVSSSPVKKVSPGKGKDQQIDQLSEDMIDSKSNTPSAKKAPKPAVSSSPIKKVSPGKGKDQKEVSSPVKKVSPGKGKDQQMDQLSEDDVVDSKANTPSAKKTQKPTVSSSLVKKVSPGKGKDQQMDQLSEDDLIDSKSHSPSAKKTPKSSVSSSPVKKVSPGEGKDQQEGSTSPVKKVSPGKGKGQQMGSPALGSTN, via the exons ATGAGGGGTCCAGTCTTGGCTGTGCTTGTCATCCTGCTTAATGCACTAGTATGTGATG TTTCCACCTCTCCAGTTAAAGGGGTTTCTCCAGGCAAAGGGAAGGATCAACAAATGG TTTCCACTTCCCCGGCTAAGGAGGTTTCTCCAGGCAAAGGGAAGGAACAACAAG TGTCCACTTCTTCGGTTAAGAAGGTTTCTCCAGGCAAAGGGAAGGATCAACAAATGG ATCAACTGAGTGAAGATGATTTGATTGATTCCAAATCGCAAATTCCCTCGGCCAAGAAAACCCCAAagcctacag TGTCTAGTTCTCCGGTTAAGGTTTCTCCAGGCAAAGGGAAGCATCAACAAATGG ATCAACTGAGTGAAGATGATGTTTCCAAATCACACACTCCCTCGGCCAAGAAAACCCAAAAGCCTTCAG TGTCCAGTTCTCCGGTTAAGAAGGTTTCTCCAGGCAAAGGGAAGGATCAACAAATGG ATCAACTGAGTGAAGATGATTTGATTCATTCTAAATCAAAGACTCCCTCGACCAAGAAAACGTCAAAGCCTAAAG TGTCCTCTTCTCCAGTTAAGAAGGTTTCTCCAGGCAAAGGGAAGGATCAACAAGAAG TGTCCAGTTCTCCGGTTAAGAAGGGTTCTCCAGGCAAAGGAAAGGATCAACAAATGG ATCAACTGAGTGAAGATGATCTGATTGATTCCAAAACAAACACTCCCTCGGCCAAGAAGACTCCAAAGCCTAAAG TGTCCAGTTCTCCGGTTAAGAAGGTTTCTCCAGGCAAAGGGAAGGATCAACAAATGG ATCAACTGAGTGAAGATGATTTGATTGATTCTAAATCAAACACTCCCTCGGCCAAGAAAACGCCAAagcctacag TGTCCAGTTCTCCGGTTAAGAAGGCTTCTCCAGGCAAAGGGAAGGATCAACAAATGG ATCAACTGAGTGAAGATGATGTTTCCAAATCACACACTCCCTCGGCCAAGAAAACCCAAAAGCCTTCAG TGTCCAGTTCTCCGGTTAAGAAG GTTTCTCCAGGCAAAGGGAAGGATCAACAAGAAG TGTCCATTTCTCCGGTTAAGAAGGGTTCTCCAGGCAAAGGAAAGGATCAACTAATGGGTATGGTGACTGGCTATTGGTCAAATTATTACTCAAGGATGCTTTGTT ATCAACTGAGTGAAGATGATCTGATTGATTCCAAAACAAACACTCCCTCGGCCAAGAAGACTCCAAAGCCTAAAG TGTCCAGTTCTCCGGTTAAGAAGGTTTCTCCAGTCAAAGGGAAGGATCAACAAATCG ATCAACTGAGTGAAGATGATTTGATTGATTCCAAATCAAACACTCCCTCGGCCAAGAAAACGCCAAagcctacag TGTCCAGTTCTCCGGTTAAGAAGGTTTCTCCAGGCAAAGGGAAGGATCAACAAATGG ATCAACTGAGTGAAGATGATTTGATTGCTTCCAAATCGCAAACTCCCTCGGCCAAGAAAACGCTAAAGCCTACAG TGTCCAGTTCTCCGGTTAAGAAGGTTTCTCCAGGCAAAGGGAAGGATCAACAAATTG ATCAACTGAGTGAAGATATGATTGATTCCAAATCAAACACTCCCTCGGCCAAGAAAGCACCAAAGCCTGCAG TGTCCAGTTCCCCAATTAAGAAGGTTTCTCCAGGCAAAGGGAAGGATCAAAAAGAAG TGTCTTCTCCGGTTAAGAAGGTTTCTCCAGGCAAAGGGAAGGATCAACAAATGG ATCAACTGAGTGAAGATGATGTGGTTGATTCCAAAGCAAACACTCCCTCGGCGAAGAAAACACAGAAGCCTACAG TGTCCAGTTCTCTGGTTAAGAAGGTTTCTCCAGGCAAAGGGAAGGATCAACAAATGG ATCAACTGAGTGAAGATGATTTGATTGATTCCAAATCGCACAGTCCCTCGGCTAAGAAAACGCCAAAGTCTTCAG TGTCCTCTTCCCCAGTTAAGAAGGTTTCTCCAGGCGAAGGGAAGGATCAACAAGAAG GCTCCACTTCTCCGGTTAAGAAGGTTTCTCCAGGCAAAGGGAAAGGCCAGCAAATGG GCTCTCCTGCTCTCGGCTCCACTAACTAG
- the LOC134469155 gene encoding neurofilament heavy polypeptide-like isoform X1, whose amino-acid sequence MRGPVLAVLVILLNALVCDVSTSPVKGVSPGKGKDQQMVSTSPAKEVSPGKGKEQQVSTSSVKKVSPGKGKDQQMDQLSEDDLIDSKSQIPSAKKTPKPTVSSSPVKVSPGKGKHQQMDQLSEDDVSKSHTPSAKKTQKPSVSSSPVKKVSPGKGKDQQMDQLSEDDLIHSKSKTPSTKKTSKPKVSSSPVKKVSPGKGKDQQEVSSSPVKKGSPGKGKDQQMDQLSEDDLIDSKTNTPSAKKTPKPKVSSSPVKKVSPGKGKDQQMDQLSEDDLIDSKSNTPSAKKTPKPTVSSSPVKKASPGKGKDQQMDQLSEDDVSKSHTPSAKKTQKPSVSSSPVKKVSPGKGKDQQEVSISPVKKGSPGKGKDQLMGMVTGYWSNYYSRMLCYQLSEDDLIDSKTNTPSAKKTPKPKVSSSPVKKVSPVKGKDQQIDQLSEDDLIDSKSNTPSAKKTPKPTVSSSPVKKVSPGKGKDQQMDQLSEDDLIASKSQTPSAKKTLKPTVSSSPVKKVSPGKGKDQQIDQLSEDMIDSKSNTPSAKKAPKPAVSSSPIKKVSPGKGKDQKEVSSPVKKVSPGKGKDQQMDQLSEDDVVDSKANTPSAKKTQKPTVSSSLVKKVSPGKGKDQQMDQLSEDDLIDSKSHSPSAKKTPKSSVSSSPVKKVSPGEGKDQQEVSKSPVKKVSPGKGKDQQMGSTSPVKKVSPGKGKGQQMGSPALGSTN is encoded by the exons ATGAGGGGTCCAGTCTTGGCTGTGCTTGTCATCCTGCTTAATGCACTAGTATGTGATG TTTCCACCTCTCCAGTTAAAGGGGTTTCTCCAGGCAAAGGGAAGGATCAACAAATGG TTTCCACTTCCCCGGCTAAGGAGGTTTCTCCAGGCAAAGGGAAGGAACAACAAG TGTCCACTTCTTCGGTTAAGAAGGTTTCTCCAGGCAAAGGGAAGGATCAACAAATGG ATCAACTGAGTGAAGATGATTTGATTGATTCCAAATCGCAAATTCCCTCGGCCAAGAAAACCCCAAagcctacag TGTCTAGTTCTCCGGTTAAGGTTTCTCCAGGCAAAGGGAAGCATCAACAAATGG ATCAACTGAGTGAAGATGATGTTTCCAAATCACACACTCCCTCGGCCAAGAAAACCCAAAAGCCTTCAG TGTCCAGTTCTCCGGTTAAGAAGGTTTCTCCAGGCAAAGGGAAGGATCAACAAATGG ATCAACTGAGTGAAGATGATTTGATTCATTCTAAATCAAAGACTCCCTCGACCAAGAAAACGTCAAAGCCTAAAG TGTCCTCTTCTCCAGTTAAGAAGGTTTCTCCAGGCAAAGGGAAGGATCAACAAGAAG TGTCCAGTTCTCCGGTTAAGAAGGGTTCTCCAGGCAAAGGAAAGGATCAACAAATGG ATCAACTGAGTGAAGATGATCTGATTGATTCCAAAACAAACACTCCCTCGGCCAAGAAGACTCCAAAGCCTAAAG TGTCCAGTTCTCCGGTTAAGAAGGTTTCTCCAGGCAAAGGGAAGGATCAACAAATGG ATCAACTGAGTGAAGATGATTTGATTGATTCTAAATCAAACACTCCCTCGGCCAAGAAAACGCCAAagcctacag TGTCCAGTTCTCCGGTTAAGAAGGCTTCTCCAGGCAAAGGGAAGGATCAACAAATGG ATCAACTGAGTGAAGATGATGTTTCCAAATCACACACTCCCTCGGCCAAGAAAACCCAAAAGCCTTCAG TGTCCAGTTCTCCGGTTAAGAAG GTTTCTCCAGGCAAAGGGAAGGATCAACAAGAAG TGTCCATTTCTCCGGTTAAGAAGGGTTCTCCAGGCAAAGGAAAGGATCAACTAATGGGTATGGTGACTGGCTATTGGTCAAATTATTACTCAAGGATGCTTTGTT ATCAACTGAGTGAAGATGATCTGATTGATTCCAAAACAAACACTCCCTCGGCCAAGAAGACTCCAAAGCCTAAAG TGTCCAGTTCTCCGGTTAAGAAGGTTTCTCCAGTCAAAGGGAAGGATCAACAAATCG ATCAACTGAGTGAAGATGATTTGATTGATTCCAAATCAAACACTCCCTCGGCCAAGAAAACGCCAAagcctacag TGTCCAGTTCTCCGGTTAAGAAGGTTTCTCCAGGCAAAGGGAAGGATCAACAAATGG ATCAACTGAGTGAAGATGATTTGATTGCTTCCAAATCGCAAACTCCCTCGGCCAAGAAAACGCTAAAGCCTACAG TGTCCAGTTCTCCGGTTAAGAAGGTTTCTCCAGGCAAAGGGAAGGATCAACAAATTG ATCAACTGAGTGAAGATATGATTGATTCCAAATCAAACACTCCCTCGGCCAAGAAAGCACCAAAGCCTGCAG TGTCCAGTTCCCCAATTAAGAAGGTTTCTCCAGGCAAAGGGAAGGATCAAAAAGAAG TGTCTTCTCCGGTTAAGAAGGTTTCTCCAGGCAAAGGGAAGGATCAACAAATGG ATCAACTGAGTGAAGATGATGTGGTTGATTCCAAAGCAAACACTCCCTCGGCGAAGAAAACACAGAAGCCTACAG TGTCCAGTTCTCTGGTTAAGAAGGTTTCTCCAGGCAAAGGGAAGGATCAACAAATGG ATCAACTGAGTGAAGATGATTTGATTGATTCCAAATCGCACAGTCCCTCGGCTAAGAAAACGCCAAAGTCTTCAG TGTCCTCTTCCCCAGTTAAGAAGGTTTCTCCAGGCGAAGGGAAGGATCAACAAGAAG TTTCCAAGTCTCCGGTTAAGAAGGTTTCTCCAGGCAAAGGGAAGGACCAGCAAATGG GCTCCACTTCTCCGGTTAAGAAGGTTTCTCCAGGCAAAGGGAAAGGCCAGCAAATGG GCTCTCCTGCTCTCGGCTCCACTAACTAG